A part of Xenopus tropicalis strain Nigerian chromosome 4, UCB_Xtro_10.0, whole genome shotgun sequence genomic DNA contains:
- the znrd2 gene encoding protein ZNRD2 isoform X1, translated as MALQGDDDSWSPPSESDLKILRARREHQDRISRLMGDYLLKGYRMLGDSCDTCGTILLQDKQKKLLCISCQELDSDTEKDNPVLNHQAALSQVRERQLCHPPCQENPPTDEVQPVSMPKPKSDSSPVKPDSILPSTDAIVLAESAVLDKLCWASHQLQATSSVEYSSQLCSLIGSCAQSLRFLRDLKH; from the exons ATGGCTTTACAGG GAGATGACGATTCCTGGTCTCCTCCCTCTGAATCTGACTTGAAGATTCTGAGAGCACGACGAGAGCACCAGGACCGAATCAGTCGTCTTATGGGAGACTATCTACTTAAAGGGTACAGAATGCTAGGAGACAGCTGTGATACATGTGGG ACTATTTTACTACAAGACAAACAGAAGAAGCTTCTGTGCATTTCTTGTCAAGAGCTTGACTCTGATACTGAGAAGGACAATCCAG TCCTCAACCATCAGGCTGCTTTGTCTCAGGTGCGAGAGCGTCAGCTGTGTCACCCGCCTTGCCAGGAAAATCCTCCTACCGATGAGGTTCAGCCAGTTTCTATGCCAAAACCAAAATCTGACTCTTCGCCAGTCAAGCCTGATTCTATCTTGCCAAGCACTGATGCCATTGTTTTGGCTGAAAGTGCTGTATTGGACAAGCTGTGCTGGGCATCTCACCAGCTCCAAGCAACCTCCTCTGTGGAGTATAGCTCGCAACTTTGTTCACTCATTGGTTCTTGTGCACAGAGCTTAAGGTTTCTCCGTGATCTCAAACACTAA